The following coding sequences lie in one Archaeoglobus neptunius genomic window:
- a CDS encoding response regulator: protein MKTERILLVEDNPDDIFMIKRAFEKAGIVNPVDVVEDGERAIEYLNSYSPVLILLDLKLPRISGFEVLEWIKTREKLRRIPVVVLTSSRNGRDVNRAYDLGANSYIVKPVRFEDLLDLTKHINIYWLMLNEKPEV, encoded by the coding sequence ATGAAAACGGAAAGAATCCTTCTGGTTGAGGATAACCCCGATGATATATTTATGATAAAACGTGCTTTTGAGAAAGCGGGAATAGTCAATCCGGTTGATGTTGTAGAGGATGGAGAGAGGGCTATTGAGTATTTGAATAGCTATTCACCGGTTTTAATTCTGCTTGATCTTAAACTTCCCAGGATTTCCGGTTTTGAAGTCCTTGAATGGATTAAGACGAGAGAGAAGCTGAGGAGGATTCCTGTTGTGGTGCTTACCTCCTCACGGAATGGAAGGGATGTAAACAGAGCCTATGACCTGGGGGCAAACTCCTATATCGTCAAACCCGTCCGGTTTGAGGACTTGCTGGATCTTACCAAACACATAAATATTTACTGGCTGATGTTAAATGAAAAACCAGAGGTGTGA
- a CDS encoding PAS domain S-box protein yields MLRLLIADDNPDDRYLAIREMRKYFGDVEVVEILSEDDLKRALEDFDFDVVVTDYRLRWGTGFDVLNAVRRISPHIPVIMLTHTGDETTAVEAMKAGFDDYVLKSPKHIIKLPVAVEVAIEKKKKEREASEYLSKLQEYERFFKNAKDLFFILDTKGRFIEVNPKFAEMLGYELKEVMGSNSRKLVHPEDLDRLREFFRSVLRGETKRDEFRFVTKDGRTLWLEILEWAVFENGRLVRVEGVIRDITERKQMEDRLKESEERYRSVFENVVAGVYRTTPDGKIILANPYIAKLLGYESIEELKDRDLNKVEFFCPGYEREKFIRELEEKGYYLGESCWIRKDGSRVWILENTVAIRDENRRTKYYDGVVVDITKLKESEEMFRVLTEKSLVGVYLIQDGVFKYVNPKMAEFWGYSVEELIGKSPLEFIHPEDRDLVKRNIERRVRGEIDAVNYKIRVVRKDGEIRLNEVFGARIIYRGRPAVIGTLIDITEREELTRKLRESERKYRELWDNANDNFFIITPDGVFLDANQATLSTLGVSAEDIGKIKVQDVVDEDFVELVNRRIKRILETKEPLEPIEMRVKRRDGRKLWMELRSRPIIENGRVVAIHGIARDITKRKEYEEEIKRLNRLLRIVNEINNLLVREKDEDGLIRAIGENLSKFYTLVFVGIAKNGELKFYPSLDKPACVEVALSRREVLKLSPNKHVAGCRYLSILGHLFALVIPMIYDEKIMGIITIHSDRPFTDDEVEILTTLARDIAFAMNALRLEEEKFLAYTQIESNIEQFAILVDHIRNPLAALSLIAEIEIKDENVKEKILSQLRRVEEVLKRLDEGWLESEKVREFLRKTWEKS; encoded by the coding sequence ATGTTGAGGCTGCTGATCGCCGACGACAATCCGGACGACAGGTATCTGGCCATAAGAGAGATGAGAAAGTACTTTGGTGACGTGGAGGTAGTTGAAATTCTGTCAGAAGATGACCTCAAAAGGGCACTGGAAGACTTCGATTTTGACGTTGTTGTGACGGACTACAGGCTCAGATGGGGTACGGGATTCGATGTGTTGAATGCTGTTCGAAGAATTTCCCCTCACATACCCGTCATCATGCTCACGCATACGGGTGATGAGACCACGGCGGTTGAAGCGATGAAAGCAGGATTTGATGACTATGTGTTGAAATCACCCAAGCACATCATCAAGCTTCCCGTAGCGGTGGAGGTGGCAATCGAGAAAAAGAAAAAGGAAAGGGAAGCCAGTGAATATCTGAGTAAACTGCAGGAGTACGAGAGATTCTTCAAAAATGCGAAGGATCTCTTCTTCATTCTGGATACGAAAGGCAGGTTTATTGAGGTAAACCCGAAGTTTGCCGAAATGCTGGGATACGAGCTGAAAGAGGTAATGGGCAGTAATTCCAGAAAGCTCGTGCATCCGGAGGATCTGGACAGGCTGAGGGAATTTTTCAGAAGCGTGCTGAGGGGCGAGACGAAAAGAGATGAGTTCAGGTTTGTTACAAAGGACGGCAGAACACTCTGGCTGGAGATTCTGGAGTGGGCAGTATTCGAAAACGGCAGGCTGGTGAGGGTGGAGGGGGTCATCAGGGACATAACAGAGAGAAAGCAGATGGAGGACAGGCTGAAAGAGAGCGAGGAGAGATACAGAAGCGTTTTTGAAAACGTCGTTGCAGGAGTTTACCGTACAACTCCGGATGGAAAGATAATTCTTGCCAATCCGTACATAGCGAAACTGCTTGGATACGAAAGCATCGAGGAACTTAAGGATAGAGATCTGAACAAGGTGGAATTCTTCTGTCCCGGTTATGAGAGGGAGAAGTTCATCCGAGAACTTGAGGAGAAAGGGTATTATCTGGGCGAATCGTGCTGGATAAGAAAAGACGGTTCCAGGGTATGGATACTTGAGAATACCGTTGCAATCAGGGATGAGAATCGAAGGACGAAATATTACGATGGGGTGGTTGTGGACATAACCAAGCTGAAGGAAAGCGAGGAGATGTTCAGGGTTCTGACGGAAAAATCGCTGGTTGGGGTGTATCTGATACAGGATGGAGTTTTCAAGTACGTTAACCCTAAAATGGCCGAGTTCTGGGGTTACAGCGTTGAGGAGCTGATAGGTAAATCTCCTCTCGAATTCATACACCCGGAAGATAGAGATCTCGTAAAAAGAAACATTGAGAGGAGAGTTAGAGGGGAGATAGATGCGGTAAACTACAAGATCAGAGTGGTAAGGAAGGATGGAGAGATCAGACTCAACGAGGTTTTTGGCGCCAGAATTATCTACAGGGGCAGACCAGCAGTTATAGGAACTCTTATAGATATCACGGAGAGAGAAGAGCTCACCCGAAAGCTGAGGGAGAGTGAGAGAAAATACCGGGAGCTCTGGGACAATGCAAATGACAACTTTTTCATAATCACACCCGACGGTGTTTTCCTGGATGCAAATCAGGCTACGCTGAGCACGCTTGGTGTTTCCGCTGAAGATATCGGGAAGATAAAAGTGCAGGATGTGGTTGATGAGGACTTCGTGGAGCTTGTCAACAGAAGAATTAAGAGAATTCTGGAAACAAAAGAGCCACTGGAACCGATAGAGATGAGAGTCAAGAGAAGAGACGGCAGAAAACTCTGGATGGAGCTGCGTTCCCGTCCGATTATCGAGAATGGGAGGGTTGTGGCGATACATGGAATTGCGAGAGACATAACGAAGAGGAAGGAATACGAGGAGGAGATAAAGAGGTTGAACAGACTCCTCAGAATAGTTAACGAGATAAACAACTTGCTGGTCAGAGAGAAGGATGAAGATGGTTTGATAAGGGCCATCGGAGAAAATCTCTCCAAGTTTTACACGCTGGTTTTTGTGGGTATTGCTAAAAATGGTGAGCTGAAATTCTATCCCTCTCTGGATAAACCCGCATGTGTGGAAGTGGCTTTATCCAGAAGAGAGGTTCTGAAGCTCAGTCCAAACAAACACGTCGCCGGATGCAGATATCTGTCCATTCTGGGGCACCTCTTTGCCCTCGTGATACCGATGATTTATGATGAGAAAATTATGGGGATCATAACAATCCACTCGGACAGACCCTTCACGGATGACGAGGTTGAGATTCTGACAACGCTGGCCAGAGATATCGCCTTTGCTATGAATGCGTTAAGGCTTGAGGAGGAGAAATTTCTCGCTTACACCCAGATTGAAAGCAACATAGAGCAGTTTGCAATTCTTGTCGACCACATCCGCAATCCACTCGCAGCCTTAAGTCTGATTGCGGAGATTGAAATTAAGGATGAAAACGTTAAGGAAAAAATTTTGTCCCAGCTAAGGAGGGTTGAGGAAGTTCTGAAGAGACTTGATGAGGGGTGGCTGGAGTCGGAGAAGGTACGGGAGTTTCTGAGAAAAACATGGGAAAAAAGTTAG